The Macrotis lagotis isolate mMagLag1 chromosome 6, bilby.v1.9.chrom.fasta, whole genome shotgun sequence genome includes a window with the following:
- the BDH1 gene encoding D-beta-hydroxybutyrate dehydrogenase, mitochondrial — protein sequence MLVAQIYRALAHLVKNASSSQTIQNIIRPSQALFSPHYTGAGQKPCVDKGRQFGNNAVFVTGCDTGFGLSIAKHLHSQGFMVFAGCLHKREAGAKELDALNCNRMKTVQLNVCDNTEVDRAIEFIQENLKEPQRGIWGLVNNAGISTFGEVEFTSLETYKEVAEVNLWGMIRITKASLPLLRRAKGRIINISSMLGRMASAAHSTYCITKFGMEAFSDCLRYEMYPLDVKVSVVEPSNFIAATKKYSPQRIQDIADKMWNNLPEVVREDYGRQYFDEKIRYMETYYNNSTVDSTPVVEAVNHALTAKIPYTRYHPMDCYWWMHLQTYTPEVFSDMIYSP from the exons GCCCAGCCAAGCACTCTTCAGTCCGCATTACACCGGAGCTGGCCAAAAGCCCTGTGTGGACAAAGGTAGACAG TTTGGCAACAATGCCGTGTTTGTCACCGGCTGTGACACAGGCTTTGGCCTCTCCATCGCCAAGCATCTGCACTCCCAGGGCTTCATGGTGTTTGCCGGCTGCCTTCACAAG AGAGAGGCCGGTGCCAAAGAGCTGGATGCCCTGAATTGTAACCGGATGAAAACGGTTCAGCTCAATGTCTGCGACAATACTGAGGTGGATAGGGCTATTGAGTTCATCCAGGAGAACCTGAAGGAACCCCAAAGAG GGATATGGGGGCTAGTGAACAATGCAGGCATCTCTACCTTCGGTGAGGTGGAGTTCACCAGCCTGGAGACCTACAAGGAGGTTGCCGAGGTGAACTTGTGGGGAATGATCCGGATCACCAAGGCTTCCCTCCCACTCCTGCGCAGAGCCAAAG GCCGTATCATCAACATCAGCAGCATGCTGGGCAGGATGGCCAGTGCTGCCCACTCCACCTACTGCATCACCAAGTTTGGGATGGAGGCCTTCTCTGACTGCCTCCGCTACGAGATGTACCCACTGGACGTCAAGGTCAGCGTGGTGGAGCCCAGCAACTTCATCGCAGCCACCAAGAAGTACAGCCCCCAGCGGATCCAGGACATCGCCGACAAGATGTGGAACAACCTGCCCGAGGTGGTGCGTGAGGACTACGGTCGCCAGTACTTTGACGAGAAGATCCGCTACATGGAGACCTACTACAACAACAGCACCGTGGACTCCACGCCTGTGGTGGAGGCCGTCAACCACGCGCTGACCGCCAAGATCCCATACACCCGCTACCACCCCATGGACTGCTACTGGTGGATGCACCTGCAGACCTATACACCCGAAGTCTTTTCAGATATGATCTATAGCCCTTGA